A portion of the Eubacterium maltosivorans genome contains these proteins:
- a CDS encoding S-methyl-5-thioribose kinase — MSQEAIPYWTDDYLTEDQVAAYLKDKDLYPQDAELVVEDLHAIKESIDGYVNLIYHIYDQNGKSMVLKQIVGEPRSKMDEAAGSKNSKYMHDWSLDIGRLRSEISVLIFWDSVYPGICPKIYLFDEPRGIIVMEDLTDHSLLRYEHCRMKEHPEFPEKIGRFMARNLFYSSDLHLTRYKKQELEKFFENPEYTALDFFLFADCTIVSDNRYMPEATWPLRKAIIENEKIQGMIRQMRHQFLTDKECLIHTDLHASNIMINDQSMKIIDTEFAGFGPIAQDWGRLIASFCLNFFSWYGDHDHTEGEKAVFRAYLLDAINTMYQCFEEEFRALCSKNRSDSYRLRSLDVDAYLLSHFQDTLLYTALNAASRIGDRGICYDLERLKTPDRIYPEQLVLLMTIELFLNRGAYRKITDLTDYLRGMAGKHPAEAFKEA, encoded by the coding sequence ATGTCCCAGGAAGCAATCCCCTACTGGACCGACGACTATCTGACCGAGGATCAGGTAGCCGCCTATCTGAAAGATAAAGACCTTTATCCGCAGGATGCCGAGCTCGTGGTGGAGGATCTCCACGCTATCAAGGAAAGCATTGACGGATATGTAAACCTTATATACCATATTTATGACCAAAACGGCAAATCCATGGTGCTCAAGCAGATTGTGGGCGAGCCCAGGAGCAAGATGGACGAAGCCGCCGGCAGCAAAAACAGCAAATACATGCATGACTGGAGTCTGGATATCGGGCGGCTCCGCTCCGAAATCTCAGTTCTGATTTTCTGGGATTCGGTGTACCCGGGCATCTGCCCCAAAATCTACCTTTTCGACGAGCCCCGCGGCATCATCGTCATGGAAGACCTGACCGACCACAGCCTGCTGCGCTATGAGCATTGCCGTATGAAGGAGCACCCCGAATTTCCGGAAAAGATCGGCCGCTTTATGGCCCGGAACCTTTTCTACTCCTCAGACCTGCACCTGACCCGCTACAAAAAACAGGAGCTCGAAAAGTTTTTTGAGAATCCGGAATACACTGCTCTCGATTTCTTTTTGTTTGCCGACTGCACCATCGTATCCGACAACCGGTACATGCCCGAGGCCACCTGGCCCCTGCGCAAGGCCATCATCGAAAACGAAAAGATTCAGGGCATGATACGCCAGATGCGCCACCAGTTCCTGACCGACAAAGAGTGCCTGATCCACACCGATCTGCACGCCTCCAATATTATGATTAACGACCAAAGCATGAAGATCATCGATACTGAGTTCGCGGGCTTCGGGCCAATCGCTCAAGACTGGGGACGGCTCATTGCCAGTTTCTGTCTCAATTTCTTCTCCTGGTACGGCGACCATGACCATACCGAGGGCGAGAAGGCTGTTTTCAGGGCTTACCTGCTGGATGCCATCAACACCATGTACCAGTGCTTTGAGGAAGAATTCCGGGCATTGTGCAGCAAAAACCGGAGCGACAGCTACCGTCTCCGCAGCCTGGACGTGGATGCCTACCTGCTGTCCCATTTTCAGGATACGCTGCTGTACACCGCACTCAACGCCGCCTCCCGCATCGGCGACCGCGGCATCTGCTACGATCTCGAGCGGCTGAAAACACCAGACCGCATTTACCCTGAGCAGCTGGTGCTGCTCATGACCATTGAGCTGTTTTTAAACCGCGGCGCTTACAGAAAAATCACCGACCTGACCGACTACCTGCGGGGAATGGCAGGAAAGCACCCGGCCGAAGCCTTTAAGGAGGCATAA
- a CDS encoding EutP/PduV family microcompartment system protein, with translation MASNRNRVALVGKIGCGKTTLMQRLTQQEIHYAKTQQVTYTEDFIDTPGEFIEMPFFCRQAINVSCDAGLVIVVISSVDTQNTIPPNFVFTFNIPAIGVITKIDREDADMKRSYRFMDFAGVNKKKIYEVSAITGEGIEALEEAIHSYMDKHRSKK, from the coding sequence ATGGCGAGTAACCGAAACCGTGTGGCGCTGGTCGGCAAGATCGGCTGCGGCAAAACAACCCTGATGCAGCGCCTTACCCAGCAGGAAATCCACTACGCCAAAACCCAGCAGGTCACCTATACCGAGGATTTTATTGATACACCCGGTGAATTTATTGAGATGCCCTTCTTTTGCAGGCAGGCCATCAATGTGTCCTGCGACGCCGGGCTGGTCATTGTGGTAATCTCCAGCGTCGACACCCAGAATACCATTCCGCCCAATTTTGTTTTTACTTTTAACATTCCGGCCATCGGCGTCATCACCAAGATTGACCGTGAGGACGCTGATATGAAAAGAAGCTACCGCTTTATGGACTTTGCCGGTGTGAACAAGAAGAAAATCTATGAGGTCAGCGCCATTACCGGCGAGGGCATTGAGGCGCTTGAGGAAGCCATTCACAGCTATATGGACAAGCACCGGAGTAAAAAATAA
- a CDS encoding BMC domain-containing protein: MSEEKKTPRSIQEYVPGKQVTLAHIIAKPKSDVYIKLGLDDENCDAIGILTITPSEAAIISADAGTKAAPVEIGFLDRFSGSLVITGRVSDVKAAVQEILNTLHSVLGFDIPKITYS; encoded by the coding sequence ATGTCAGAAGAGAAAAAAACACCCCGATCGATACAGGAATACGTTCCTGGCAAACAGGTCACTTTAGCGCATATTATCGCCAAACCAAAAAGCGATGTCTATATTAAATTAGGGCTCGATGACGAAAACTGCGACGCCATCGGCATTTTAACCATTACTCCCAGCGAGGCTGCCATTATCTCGGCCGACGCTGGCACCAAGGCTGCTCCGGTAGAGATCGGCTTCCTTGACCGTTTCAGCGGTTCCCTTGTCATCACAGGGCGTGTCAGTGATGTCAAAGCCGCCGTACAGGAAATTTTAAACACCCTGCATTCCGTTTTGGGCTTCGATATTCCCAAAATCACCTATTCTTAA
- the prmA gene encoding 50S ribosomal protein L11 methyltransferase encodes MTWLEVQITTTLEAEEAIVNLFYEVGAKGVVIESGENLMMIQEDPTINYIDERILNMDPDVSIVRGYFNEKLDCDECIHQLLTGIKRLPACGLNPGECELSITEVEEDDWANSWKKYYKPTRVGKSIIIKPTWEDYTPEADEIVVNMDPGMAFGTGTHETTQLCVTKLEEYIKPDDMVLDIGCGTGILSIIAGELGCKHVIGVDFDPVAVKVARENIALNNMEDKIEIREGNLLDVIAEDEKAEIIVANILAEAIIELAQIIKPYLKEAGVFISSGIIGDRLEAVLKTLNDEDFEILNIEQMGEWNSVVARIKA; translated from the coding sequence ATGACTTGGTTAGAAGTTCAAATCACGACGACGCTGGAAGCAGAGGAGGCAATCGTCAACCTGTTTTATGAGGTCGGCGCTAAGGGTGTTGTCATCGAATCTGGTGAAAACCTGATGATGATCCAGGAAGACCCCACCATCAACTACATTGATGAGCGTATCCTGAACATGGACCCGGATGTGTCCATTGTGCGCGGCTACTTCAATGAAAAGCTGGACTGTGACGAATGCATCCACCAGCTGCTGACCGGCATTAAAAGACTGCCTGCCTGCGGTCTGAATCCTGGTGAGTGTGAGCTTTCCATCACCGAGGTGGAGGAGGACGACTGGGCCAACTCATGGAAGAAATATTACAAGCCCACCCGTGTCGGCAAGAGCATTATCATTAAGCCCACCTGGGAGGACTATACGCCCGAGGCGGACGAGATCGTCGTCAACATGGATCCGGGCATGGCCTTCGGCACCGGCACCCATGAGACTACCCAGCTCTGTGTGACCAAGCTTGAGGAATACATCAAGCCTGACGATATGGTGCTTGACATCGGCTGCGGTACAGGCATTCTCTCAATCATCGCCGGAGAACTGGGCTGTAAGCACGTTATTGGCGTGGATTTTGACCCCGTGGCGGTTAAGGTGGCCAGGGAAAATATCGCGCTTAATAATATGGAAGATAAAATTGAAATCCGCGAGGGCAATCTTCTGGACGTCATCGCAGAGGACGAAAAGGCAGAGATCATTGTGGCGAACATCCTGGCAGAGGCTATTATTGAGCTGGCCCAGATCATTAAGCCCTATTTAAAGGAAGCGGGTGTGTTTATCTCCTCCGGCATTATAGGCGACCGGCTGGAAGCGGTTTTAAAGACCCTGAACGACGAGGACTTCGAGATTTTGAACATTGAGCAGATGGGCGAGTGGAACAGTGTTGTCGCCCGGATTAAGGCATAA
- a CDS encoding 16S rRNA (uracil(1498)-N(3))-methyltransferase yields MHRFFVSPGQIEDGQVTIDGEDFKHITRVLRLRDDEAIEVCDGRGTDHIVTVETVGKDSLTGRILESRPSRGETDGLRVTLFQGVPKGQKMESVIQKCVEAGAASIVPFTSVRTVVKLGDKEEKKTRRWQRVAYEAAKQSKRGVVPHVAEATTLSAVADTLDNYDLVLIAYEGEEKNSLKSVISSLEFDPERIAVIVGPEGGFAPEEVAMIEEAGGYSVSLGRRILRTETAGVVLLAQLNFFYED; encoded by the coding sequence ATGCATCGTTTTTTTGTATCCCCGGGGCAGATCGAAGACGGGCAGGTCACCATTGATGGGGAGGATTTCAAGCATATTACCAGGGTGCTGCGCCTGAGAGACGATGAGGCCATCGAGGTCTGCGACGGCCGCGGCACTGACCATATCGTGACGGTGGAGACTGTGGGAAAAGACAGCCTTACCGGGCGTATTCTGGAAAGCCGCCCATCCCGCGGCGAGACGGACGGCCTGCGGGTAACCCTGTTTCAGGGCGTGCCCAAGGGGCAGAAGATGGAGTCTGTCATTCAAAAATGTGTTGAGGCCGGGGCAGCCTCCATCGTACCCTTTACTTCGGTGCGCACCGTGGTAAAGCTGGGTGATAAGGAAGAAAAAAAGACCCGCCGCTGGCAGCGCGTTGCCTACGAGGCCGCCAAGCAGTCCAAACGCGGCGTCGTCCCCCATGTGGCGGAGGCAACCACCCTGTCCGCGGTGGCGGACACGCTGGATAATTATGACCTGGTGCTCATCGCTTACGAGGGCGAGGAAAAAAACAGCCTGAAGAGCGTGATCTCCTCACTGGAGTTTGATCCGGAAAGAATCGCGGTCATCGTCGGCCCTGAGGGCGGCTTTGCCCCCGAAGAGGTTGCCATGATCGAGGAGGCCGGCGGTTATTCCGTGAGCCTTGGACGCCGGATACTGCGCACCGAGACCGCGGGCGTGGTGCTTCTGGCGCAGCTGAACTTTTTTTACGAAGACTGA
- the mtaB gene encoding tRNA (N(6)-L-threonylcarbamoyladenosine(37)-C(2))-methylthiotransferase MtaB, with amino-acid sequence MNNKTVAFHTLGCKVNSYDTEAMMEIFEKAGYRIVGFAEYADVYVVNTCTVTHLGDRKSRNMMRKARRMNPDAVIVAVGCYVQVAPDEVQAIEEVDLIIGTKNRADIVDDIEAYRKDKTQNNFVSDIMRERHYEDLNITETKGKTRAFLKVQEGCNQFCTYCIVPFARGPVRSRPVDAVLNEVKRVVARGYAEIVLTGIHIASYGVDLEDGVDLLSLIRAVSEIDGVKRIRLGSLEPLLLTEDFVRGLAEIKAFCPHFHLSLQSGCDTVLSRMGRKYTTAQYAQIVERVRRVFDYPAITTDIMVGFPGETEEEFERTLAFVEQIHFYQVHVFKYSRRKGTKAEAFPGQVPEDIKTERSHRLTQRARACEQDFLAANAGRTAPVLYERTKGEGVYEGHTDNYIPVVLKTIEKINGKIIETELLYKESEFHMTGLLN; translated from the coding sequence ATGAACAACAAGACTGTCGCTTTCCATACCCTTGGCTGTAAGGTGAATTCCTACGACACTGAGGCCATGATGGAAATTTTTGAAAAGGCGGGCTACCGCATTGTCGGGTTCGCCGAGTATGCTGACGTGTATGTGGTCAACACCTGCACCGTCACCCATCTGGGTGACCGGAAGTCCCGCAATATGATGCGCAAGGCCAGACGCATGAACCCGGACGCGGTGATCGTTGCGGTGGGCTGCTATGTACAGGTAGCCCCCGATGAGGTTCAGGCCATCGAGGAGGTGGACCTGATCATCGGTACCAAAAACCGGGCCGATATCGTGGACGACATTGAGGCCTACCGAAAGGATAAGACACAGAACAATTTTGTTTCCGATATTATGCGGGAGCGCCACTATGAGGATTTGAACATCACTGAAACTAAAGGAAAGACCCGGGCCTTTTTAAAGGTTCAGGAGGGCTGTAACCAGTTCTGCACCTACTGCATTGTCCCATTTGCCAGGGGACCGGTTCGCAGCCGTCCGGTGGACGCTGTTCTGAATGAGGTGAAGCGGGTGGTGGCGCGCGGCTACGCGGAGATCGTGCTCACCGGTATCCACATTGCCTCCTACGGCGTGGACCTGGAGGACGGTGTGGACCTTCTGAGCCTGATCCGCGCCGTCAGTGAGATTGACGGGGTGAAACGTATCCGCCTCGGTTCCCTCGAACCCCTGCTGCTCACCGAAGACTTTGTGAGGGGGCTGGCTGAAATTAAGGCCTTCTGCCCCCATTTTCACCTGTCGCTGCAGAGCGGCTGTGATACGGTTTTAAGCCGTATGGGCCGAAAATACACCACCGCCCAGTACGCGCAGATTGTAGAGCGGGTGCGCCGCGTCTTCGATTATCCGGCCATCACCACCGATATTATGGTTGGTTTCCCCGGTGAAACGGAGGAGGAATTTGAGAGGACCCTCGCCTTTGTGGAGCAGATTCATTTTTACCAGGTGCATGTCTTTAAATATTCAAGGCGCAAAGGCACAAAGGCTGAGGCCTTCCCCGGCCAGGTGCCAGAGGATATCAAGACTGAGAGAAGCCACCGCCTGACCCAGAGGGCCAGGGCCTGCGAGCAGGACTTCCTCGCGGCCAACGCGGGCAGAACCGCTCCTGTGCTCTATGAGCGCACAAAAGGGGAAGGGGTCTATGAGGGCCACACCGACAACTATATTCCTGTGGTTCTTAAAACAATCGAAAAAATTAATGGCAAAATTATTGAAACTGAGTTATTATATAAAGAGTCAGAGTTCCATATGACGGGGCTCCTGAATTAG
- a CDS encoding histidine triad nucleotide-binding protein → MSEDCIFCKIINGEIPSTVVYEDDQVLAFNDIDPQAPVHVVIIPKEHYESILSVPAGDDIISHIHTVANRLVLKLGIADSGFRLVNNCGADGGQTVPHLHYHLLGGRSMQWPPG, encoded by the coding sequence ATGTCTGAAGATTGTATCTTTTGTAAAATCATAAACGGCGAAATCCCATCGACGGTTGTGTATGAAGATGATCAGGTCCTTGCCTTTAACGACATCGACCCCCAGGCGCCAGTGCATGTGGTCATCATTCCCAAGGAACATTACGAATCCATTTTATCCGTTCCGGCGGGGGATGACATCATCAGCCACATCCATACCGTCGCCAACCGTTTGGTGCTCAAACTGGGAATCGCGGACAGCGGTTTCAGACTGGTGAATAACTGCGGTGCAGACGGCGGACAGACCGTGCCGCATCTGCATTACCATCTGCTGGGCGGCAGAAGCATGCAGTGGCCGCCAGGTTAA
- a CDS encoding glutathione peroxidase, protein MKNIYDFSVEKMDGGKQELKDYEGKVLLVVNTASKCGFTPQFDGLEALYEKYKDQGLMILGFPCTQFGNQDPGSNEEIENFCRLTYGVSFPMMAKIEVNGDNAEPLFVFLKEQQGFRGFDLNTEKGKAFDERLSKDDPDYAQKSDIKWNFTKFLVDRDGNVVARYESMVEPAALEKDIERLL, encoded by the coding sequence ATGAAAAATATATATGACTTTAGTGTTGAAAAAATGGATGGCGGAAAGCAGGAACTCAAGGATTACGAGGGCAAGGTGCTGTTAGTGGTCAATACCGCCAGCAAATGTGGCTTTACCCCGCAGTTTGACGGTCTCGAAGCCCTTTATGAAAAGTATAAGGACCAGGGACTTATGATCCTGGGCTTCCCCTGCACTCAGTTCGGCAACCAGGATCCGGGCAGTAATGAAGAGATCGAAAACTTCTGCCGCCTTACCTACGGCGTATCCTTCCCGATGATGGCAAAGATCGAGGTAAACGGCGACAACGCCGAGCCGCTTTTCGTTTTTCTTAAGGAACAGCAGGGCTTCAGAGGGTTTGACCTAAACACCGAAAAGGGCAAGGCCTTTGACGAACGCCTGTCCAAGGACGATCCGGATTACGCGCAGAAGAGTGATATTAAGTGGAACTTTACCAAGTTTCTCGTCGACCGAGACGGCAATGTGGTTGCCAGGTACGAATCGATGGTAGAGCCTGCAGCGCTTGAAAAGGACATCGAAAGGCTTTTATAA
- the rpsU gene encoding 30S ribosomal protein S21, with the protein MSEVKIKENETLESALRRFKRKTAMAGVMSEIRKREHYEKPSVKRKRKSEAARKRKMKKR; encoded by the coding sequence ATGTCTGAAGTAAAAATCAAAGAAAATGAAACACTTGAAAGCGCATTACGCAGATTCAAAAGAAAAACTGCAATGGCAGGTGTTATGTCTGAGATTCGCAAAAGAGAACACTATGAAAAACCAAGTGTAAAAAGAAAAAGAAAATCAGAAGCTGCCAGAAAAAGAAAAATGAAAAAAAGATAG
- a CDS encoding GatB/YqeY domain-containing protein, whose amino-acid sequence MALKEQLLADLKASMKAKDTVKKSTVTMIRAAILQVEKDNKVELGDAEIQEIIAKQMKQRRDALDEFKKAERDDLIAQTEAEMRVIEAYLPKQLTQEEIEAIVDETIKETGAESAKDMGKIMGALMPKVKGLADGKLVNQIVREKLQ is encoded by the coding sequence TTGGCATTAAAGGAACAACTGCTAGCTGACTTAAAGGCTTCCATGAAGGCCAAGGATACGGTTAAAAAATCAACGGTAACGATGATTCGTGCCGCTATTCTTCAGGTCGAAAAGGACAATAAAGTTGAGCTGGGCGATGCTGAGATTCAGGAAATCATCGCCAAGCAAATGAAACAGCGTCGGGATGCCTTAGACGAATTTAAAAAAGCCGAACGAGATGATCTAATCGCGCAAACAGAAGCAGAGATGCGAGTCATCGAAGCTTACCTTCCTAAACAATTAACTCAAGAAGAAATTGAAGCGATTGTTGACGAAACCATCAAAGAAACCGGAGCTGAAAGTGCAAAGGACATGGGCAAAATTATGGGTGCGTTAATGCCGAAGGTCAAAGGACTGGCCGACGGAAAATTGGTTAATCAGATCGTCCGGGAAAAATTACAATAA
- a CDS encoding cation-translocating P-type ATPase: MEMNAFNPSSATGLTEQQVAELREKGLNNQQPESQTKTVGQIVKDNTLTLFNLLNIVLAVLVIAVGSYKNALFINIVIINTVIGIIQEVKAKRTIDKLSLISQPHVRVLREGKEKEITVEEIVLGDILILSSGKQIPSDSTVLSGEIEVNESLLTGESDAIVKKAGDTLLSGSFVVAGQAYVQVDKVGEDNYATKIAAQAKQMRKPNSEIMRALNLIMKVIGITIVPIGVLLLLRQIFGLNLGINHAIVTTVAALIGMIPEGLVLLTSVALAVGVIRLGHYKTLVQELYCIETLARVDVLCLDKTGTITEGSMEVKSIDLVNNAKDPAKALRAMVATLTDDNSTFQALKDSFNGEAPKWRAVKTVPFSSARKWSGVSFEGQGTYVIGAPEFVLKDGYNAYRDKVEGYAAEGNRVLVLVHSESPFTGDSGLPGNVQVIAFLLLGDKIRKEAKKTLEYFAGQGVAIKVISGDNPLTVSEVACRAGLMDAKNCVDATTLETDEAVAEAALKYTVFGRVTPGQKRVLVNALKAAGHTVAMTGDGVNDVLALRDADCSIAMAAGSDAARQVSQLVLLDSNFSSLTKVLMEGRRVINNISRAASLFLVKTIYSFLLAIVVIVASEAYPFIPIQLTLISTVTIGVPSFFLALEPNKNRLSGNFLETVLRKALPGALTIVVNIVVVMIIGNILDFSVSELSTMACLLTGVTGLIILYGVCQPLNVQRTILFWAMTIAYVGAVLFFPTFFAVIPFYPTNWQVVLVLLPMLFLIYPIMLLLKTAINKTERWLVAHKLLDLKQTSL, from the coding sequence ATGGAAATGAACGCCTTTAACCCATCGTCAGCTACCGGTCTCACCGAACAGCAGGTAGCTGAGCTTCGAGAAAAGGGTCTCAATAATCAGCAGCCTGAATCCCAGACAAAAACCGTGGGCCAGATCGTAAAGGACAATACGCTGACCCTTTTTAATTTACTCAATATTGTGCTGGCGGTTCTTGTAATTGCGGTTGGGTCCTATAAAAATGCGCTGTTTATCAATATTGTGATCATCAATACCGTCATCGGTATTATCCAGGAGGTCAAGGCTAAACGCACGATTGACAAGCTCTCGCTCATTTCCCAGCCCCATGTCCGGGTACTGCGGGAGGGGAAGGAGAAGGAGATCACAGTGGAGGAGATTGTCCTCGGGGATATTCTTATCCTGAGCTCCGGAAAACAGATTCCATCGGATTCTACAGTGCTGAGCGGTGAAATTGAGGTCAATGAATCCCTGCTGACAGGCGAATCCGACGCCATTGTCAAAAAGGCGGGCGATACCCTTCTGTCCGGCAGCTTTGTGGTGGCCGGGCAGGCCTATGTGCAGGTGGATAAGGTGGGCGAAGATAACTATGCCACCAAAATTGCCGCCCAGGCCAAACAGATGCGCAAGCCCAATTCAGAAATCATGCGTGCGCTAAATCTGATCATGAAAGTTATCGGTATCACCATTGTGCCCATCGGTGTGCTGCTTCTGCTACGGCAGATTTTCGGCCTGAACTTGGGCATTAATCATGCCATTGTCACCACTGTGGCCGCCCTGATCGGTATGATTCCCGAGGGGCTTGTGCTTCTGACAAGTGTGGCCCTGGCAGTGGGCGTTATCCGCCTCGGGCATTACAAGACCTTGGTTCAGGAGCTGTACTGCATCGAGACTCTGGCCCGTGTCGATGTGCTCTGTCTGGATAAAACCGGCACCATCACCGAGGGGAGCATGGAAGTTAAATCCATCGACCTGGTCAATAACGCTAAAGACCCGGCCAAGGCCTTGCGCGCCATGGTGGCCACTTTGACCGACGATAACTCTACCTTTCAGGCCCTGAAGGACAGCTTTAACGGCGAAGCCCCCAAATGGCGCGCAGTGAAGACCGTCCCCTTTTCCTCGGCCCGCAAGTGGAGCGGCGTCAGCTTTGAGGGCCAGGGCACCTATGTTATCGGCGCCCCGGAATTTGTACTGAAAGATGGTTACAATGCCTATCGCGACAAGGTTGAGGGCTATGCCGCGGAGGGAAACCGTGTGCTGGTGCTCGTCCATTCCGAAAGCCCTTTTACAGGTGACAGCGGCCTGCCCGGTAATGTGCAGGTCATCGCGTTCCTGCTGCTCGGAGACAAAATCCGGAAGGAAGCCAAAAAAACTCTGGAATATTTTGCGGGACAGGGTGTTGCCATCAAGGTAATCTCTGGGGATAACCCCCTCACCGTGTCGGAGGTCGCCTGCCGGGCTGGCCTGATGGACGCCAAGAACTGTGTGGATGCCACCACCCTCGAGACGGACGAGGCGGTGGCGGAGGCCGCCCTCAAGTATACGGTTTTCGGGCGCGTTACCCCTGGTCAGAAGCGTGTGCTTGTCAATGCGTTAAAGGCCGCGGGGCATACAGTGGCCATGACCGGTGACGGTGTCAATGATGTGCTGGCCCTGCGCGATGCGGATTGCAGCATTGCCATGGCCGCGGGGAGCGACGCTGCCCGCCAGGTATCACAGCTGGTTTTGCTGGATTCCAATTTCTCCAGCCTGACCAAGGTGCTCATGGAAGGCCGGCGTGTCATCAACAATATCAGCCGCGCGGCATCATTGTTCCTGGTTAAGACCATTTACTCCTTCCTGCTGGCCATCGTTGTGATTGTGGCCAGTGAGGCTTATCCTTTTATTCCCATCCAGCTCACCCTTATCAGCACAGTAACCATAGGGGTCCCGTCCTTCTTCCTGGCCCTTGAGCCCAATAAAAACCGGCTCTCCGGCAATTTTCTGGAGACTGTACTCAGAAAGGCTCTGCCGGGTGCGCTGACCATCGTGGTGAATATTGTCGTGGTTATGATTATCGGGAATATACTGGATTTCAGCGTCAGCGAACTGTCCACCATGGCCTGCCTGCTGACTGGCGTCACCGGGCTCATTATCCTTTACGGTGTCTGCCAGCCCCTCAATGTCCAGCGGACCATCCTGTTTTGGGCAATGACCATCGCCTATGTGGGCGCTGTGCTGTTCTTCCCGACTTTCTTTGCAGTAATACCGTTCTACCCGACCAACTGGCAGGTGGTGCTGGTATTGCTGCCCATGCTGTTCCTTATTTATCCCATTATGCTGCTGCTCAAGACGGCCATCAATAAAACCGAACGGTGGCTTGTGGCGCATAAGCTGCTGGATTTAAAACAGACATCCCTATAG
- a CDS encoding cobalamin B12-binding domain-containing protein, with product MNTDISREKIKTNIIKSVTDLNEKKTLRLVEKALNAGVTMGDIAEYLQQGMDNVGELFEKEEYFIGDLIMAGIIFKEVMKLDKRSVADQKEAPGSRGTILIGTIHGDLHDIGKDIFIGLACVNGFNVIDLGVDVLPEVFIEKIREARPEILGFSGLLTTATAEVKKTLKMINDAGLRDGLKIIVGGGLMQKDQETAEAYADAYVKNSGRGLEYCLEWAENGYR from the coding sequence ATGAATACAGACATTTCCAGAGAAAAAATTAAAACAAACATCATAAAAAGTGTGACGGACCTGAACGAAAAAAAAACACTGCGCCTGGTGGAAAAAGCCCTCAATGCGGGGGTAACCATGGGCGATATTGCGGAATATCTTCAGCAGGGAATGGACAACGTGGGAGAGCTGTTTGAAAAAGAGGAGTACTTTATCGGCGATCTGATCATGGCCGGTATTATCTTCAAAGAGGTTATGAAGCTTGACAAACGCAGCGTGGCAGACCAAAAGGAAGCTCCCGGCAGCCGGGGAACTATCCTGATCGGCACCATCCATGGGGATCTGCATGATATCGGAAAGGATATTTTTATTGGTCTGGCCTGTGTCAATGGCTTTAACGTCATTGATCTGGGGGTGGACGTCCTCCCCGAGGTCTTTATTGAAAAAATCAGGGAGGCCCGCCCGGAAATCTTAGGCTTCAGCGGCCTGCTGACAACCGCCACAGCGGAGGTCAAAAAAACATTGAAGATGATTAATGACGCGGGCCTGCGCGATGGGCTGAAGATCATTGTCGGCGGTGGACTGATGCAGAAAGATCAGGAGACAGCCGAGGCCTACGCCGACGCTTATGTCAAAAACTCAGGAAGAGGGCTGGAATACTGCCTCGAGTGGGCGGAGAATGGTTACAGATAA
- a CDS encoding GntR family transcriptional regulator, with product MDIPIYEKIANDLKEKINLELLKPNDLIPSEAALCEAYNVSRLTVRKSLEMLVRDGLVYLVQGKGHFVKKTNGSNYTLTFNEVSFKTTDIDQIHIVDVDVIESTKELVYLLKIHPNTRVLRIRRVLYEKKQPIGYDIKYIPYYPGFPLIEEELEARDFVEILADRISPYSVQIDLKITPQRARSETAEQLGIDEGSGILTVSQLLTDVELGVVGYCETFYNAEYVKLTAEWSR from the coding sequence ATGGATATACCGATTTATGAGAAAATTGCAAATGATCTAAAGGAAAAGATCAATCTGGAGCTTTTGAAGCCCAATGACCTTATTCCCTCAGAAGCGGCTCTGTGCGAAGCCTACAATGTCAGCCGCCTGACCGTCAGGAAATCACTGGAAATGCTGGTGCGCGACGGCCTGGTTTACCTGGTTCAGGGAAAGGGGCACTTTGTAAAAAAAACAAACGGCAGCAACTATACCCTGACGTTTAACGAAGTCAGCTTTAAGACCACAGATATTGACCAGATACACATTGTGGATGTCGATGTGATCGAATCGACCAAGGAGCTGGTTTATCTATTGAAAATTCATCCTAACACGCGCGTGCTCAGAATTAGGCGTGTGCTTTATGAAAAAAAGCAGCCCATTGGTTATGACATCAAGTACATTCCTTACTATCCCGGCTTCCCGCTGATTGAGGAGGAGCTGGAGGCCAGAGATTTTGTTGAGATTCTGGCAGACCGCATCTCGCCTTATTCGGTTCAGATCGATTTAAAGATTACACCGCAGAGGGCCAGGAGTGAAACGGCAGAGCAGCTTGGAATCGACGAGGGCAGCGGAATACTGACGGTGTCCCAGCTTTTAACAGATGTCGAGCTTGGCGTTGTGGGGTATTGCGAAACCTTTTATAACGCAGAATATGTAAAACTCACCGCAGAATGGAGCAGGTAA